From a region of the Myxococcus guangdongensis genome:
- a CDS encoding bestrophin family protein, translated as MIVRPRMHWLRMLFVWRGSVMPRILPRLGFFLALACLAVVLQPLPYNLKFNLREGPLGLLGVALAIFLGFRNSTAYDRFWEARKLWGSLQIVSRSFMRQALSLPTPALLPEERREVADLLRALALTLNHQLRGTPLVLDTLPPGVRARVEQTGQRAPRVILALAEWVARMRREGRLGELLVAPLEANLDRFSEVLGGCERIASTPIPYVYSVMLHRTVYVYSLLLPFALAGSLGWSTPLVSVFVSYTFIALDMVTSELEDPFGTEPNDLPLDALTRNIERAVLELAGEPLPPPTRPDDSFLLT; from the coding sequence ATGATTGTCCGCCCGCGAATGCATTGGCTTCGGATGCTCTTCGTCTGGCGTGGCTCGGTCATGCCACGCATCCTCCCCCGGCTCGGCTTCTTCCTCGCGCTGGCGTGTCTGGCCGTCGTCCTGCAGCCGCTGCCCTACAACCTGAAGTTCAACCTGCGCGAAGGCCCGCTGGGCCTGCTGGGCGTGGCGCTCGCCATCTTCCTCGGGTTTCGCAACAGCACGGCGTACGACCGCTTCTGGGAGGCGCGCAAGCTGTGGGGCTCGCTGCAAATCGTCTCGCGCTCCTTCATGCGCCAGGCCCTCTCGCTGCCCACGCCCGCGCTCCTGCCCGAGGAGCGCCGCGAGGTGGCGGACCTGCTCCGCGCGCTCGCCCTCACGCTCAACCACCAGCTGCGCGGCACCCCCTTGGTGCTCGACACCCTGCCCCCAGGGGTGCGCGCGCGCGTGGAGCAGACCGGCCAGCGCGCCCCGCGCGTCATCCTGGCGCTGGCGGAGTGGGTGGCCCGGATGCGGCGGGAGGGACGGCTGGGCGAGCTGCTCGTCGCCCCGCTCGAGGCCAACCTGGACCGCTTCTCAGAGGTGCTCGGCGGCTGTGAGCGCATCGCCAGCACCCCCATCCCGTACGTCTACAGCGTGATGCTCCACCGCACCGTCTACGTCTACAGCCTGCTGTTGCCCTTCGCCCTGGCCGGCAGCCTGGGCTGGTCCACGCCCCTGGTCTCCGTCTTCGTCAGCTACACCTTCATCGCGCTCGACATGGTGACCTCCGAGCTGGAGGACCCCTTCGGCACCGAGCCCAATGACTTGCCCCTCGACGCCCTGACGCGCAACATCGAGCGCGCCGTGCTGGAGCTGGCCGGCGAGCCCCTCCCTCCACCCACACGGCCCGACGACAGCTTCCTGCTCACCTGA
- a CDS encoding aldo/keto reductase gives MSGTSSRPVEKSGVFKLGGELPIHRLGYGAMQLTGPGIWGPPKDRAEAVRVLRRAVELGVDFIDTADSYGPYVSEDLIAEALHPYAKGLVIATKAGLVRTGPNQWHPVGAPKYLRQEVEMSLRRLKLERIDLFQLHRIDPKVPVEESLGELKALQKEGKIRHIGLSEVSVEDIQRARKVVDVVSVQNRYNLTDRVHEQVLEYCEKERLGFIPWFPLATGGLAKPGGALDSAARKHQASPAQIALAWLLARSPVMLPIPGTSSVKHLEENLAGAELSLGKDELAAVDAQASGH, from the coding sequence ATGAGCGGCACCTCGTCACGACCTGTCGAAAAGAGCGGAGTCTTCAAGCTGGGCGGAGAGCTGCCCATCCACCGGCTGGGCTACGGCGCCATGCAGCTCACCGGCCCCGGCATCTGGGGACCGCCGAAGGACCGGGCGGAGGCGGTGCGCGTGCTTCGCCGCGCGGTGGAGCTGGGGGTGGACTTCATCGACACCGCCGACTCGTATGGCCCCTATGTCAGCGAGGACCTCATCGCCGAGGCCCTGCACCCGTACGCCAAGGGCCTGGTCATCGCGACCAAGGCGGGCCTGGTGCGCACCGGCCCCAATCAGTGGCACCCGGTGGGCGCGCCCAAGTACCTCCGCCAGGAGGTGGAGATGTCCCTGCGCCGCCTGAAGCTGGAGCGCATCGACCTGTTCCAGTTGCACCGCATCGACCCGAAGGTCCCCGTCGAGGAGTCGCTGGGCGAGCTGAAGGCGCTCCAGAAGGAGGGGAAGATTCGCCACATCGGCCTGTCGGAGGTCTCCGTCGAGGACATCCAGCGCGCGCGCAAGGTGGTGGACGTGGTGTCGGTGCAGAACCGCTACAACCTCACGGACCGCGTGCATGAGCAGGTGCTGGAGTACTGCGAGAAGGAGCGCCTGGGCTTCATCCCCTGGTTCCCGCTGGCCACCGGTGGGCTGGCGAAGCCGGGCGGCGCGCTCGACTCGGCGGCGCGCAAGCACCAGGCGAGCCCCGCGCAGATTGCCCTCGCGTGGCTGCTGGCCCGCTCGCCGGTGATGCTGCCCATCCCGGGCACATCCTCCGTGAAGCACCTGGAGGAGAACCTCGCGGGCGCGGAGCTCTCGCTGGGCAAGGACGAGCTGGCCGCGGTGGACGCCCAGGCCTCGGGCCACTGA
- a CDS encoding PDDEXK family nuclease — MNLQTEFAAAVRRQDIHFAVRTLLDPDVQPQTAALDSQLLASLLELYCQPLLVDIADRNGLRVVDSPPEVYPHFTLLKDEGAREKVAVDIEVSWFTGMSGGAVIREPLVSSRFPLDEYTEHWVIGFSLDVRGLSERIEWRVEKRRPGERSSLNGWYPEAPPAPELAPRLR, encoded by the coding sequence GTGAACCTGCAAACCGAGTTCGCCGCGGCGGTTCGACGTCAAGACATCCACTTCGCCGTGCGCACGCTGCTCGACCCGGACGTCCAGCCTCAGACGGCCGCGTTGGACTCCCAATTGCTGGCGTCCCTGCTCGAGCTCTACTGCCAGCCGCTGCTCGTCGACATCGCGGACCGCAACGGCCTGCGCGTCGTCGATTCGCCGCCGGAGGTGTATCCCCACTTCACGCTGCTGAAGGACGAAGGGGCCCGGGAGAAGGTCGCCGTCGACATCGAGGTGAGCTGGTTCACCGGCATGTCCGGGGGCGCGGTGATTCGCGAGCCCCTCGTGAGCAGCCGCTTCCCACTCGATGAGTACACCGAGCACTGGGTGATTGGCTTCTCGCTGGACGTGCGCGGTCTCTCCGAGCGCATCGAGTGGCGCGTCGAGAAGCGCAGGCCCGGTGAGCGCTCCTCCCTGAATGGCTGGTACCCGGAAGCGCCGCCCGCGCCGGAGCTGGCGCCCCGACTCCGATAG
- the gstA gene encoding glutathione transferase GstA: protein MKLYFAPGACSLSPHIVAHEAGLTLQLEKVDTQTKVLQSGGDFWKINPKGYVPALELEPGDVLTEGPALVQYLADLRPEAGLVPPAGSLERYRVQEMLGYINSELHKAYAPLFRPDTSSEVRAERTAYLFKRYQLLEERLATRAYLFGDTFGIADAYLYTVTRWAKYVKVDMSGFPNLLAFMERVTARPAVRKALEAEGLPA from the coding sequence ATGAAGCTCTATTTCGCGCCGGGCGCCTGCTCGCTGTCCCCCCACATCGTCGCGCATGAGGCGGGCCTCACGCTGCAGCTCGAGAAGGTCGACACGCAGACCAAGGTCCTCCAGTCGGGCGGCGACTTCTGGAAGATCAACCCCAAGGGCTATGTGCCCGCGCTGGAGCTGGAACCGGGAGACGTCCTCACCGAGGGCCCCGCGCTGGTGCAGTACCTGGCGGACCTGCGGCCCGAGGCGGGGCTGGTGCCTCCGGCGGGCAGCCTCGAGCGCTACCGCGTGCAGGAGATGCTCGGCTACATCAACTCCGAGCTGCACAAGGCCTATGCCCCGCTCTTCCGCCCCGACACGTCGAGCGAGGTGCGCGCGGAGCGCACGGCGTACCTGTTCAAGCGCTACCAGCTGCTCGAGGAGCGCCTGGCCACGCGCGCCTATCTCTTCGGGGACACCTTCGGCATCGCGGACGCGTACCTGTACACCGTCACCCGCTGGGCGAAGTACGTGAAGGTGGACATGTCCGGCTTCCCGAACCTGCTCGCGTTCATGGAGCGCGTCACCGCGCGTCCGGCCGTGCGCAAGGCGCTCGAGGCCGAGGGGCTGCCCGCCTGA
- a CDS encoding DUF2380 domain-containing protein, which yields MELGVLRMAGPRLQGAMFGTLLLATWVDFLQLADALLRDCPMCGTEKLFVDLNRVQGLMEPALKELASRDSERIEVAATEMPELMGKLTHEFDVIQRDARSAMEQGGKVMVAVQVMEMLALISTLKMSLPRPPPSAPAMLGVGLVMSSGGVMAGSRLVVSAEWVEMMRRLVQAGVISLPVVSAAVRIHGGQVMMAQAHQDLPEGVREALGDSPEVRGMRVTGRAGAGMSEAPKHHVMPKEHREWFEQRGFKGDLDIDQFCVRLEQAHHEAIHGGGNWKLGRMWPGEWNRRIMEALREAEIDAGRMLTRNEILSEVAENMNRYDIPMKFTMGTSR from the coding sequence ATGGAGCTGGGCGTCCTGCGCATGGCGGGGCCTCGACTCCAAGGCGCGATGTTCGGAACCCTGCTGTTGGCCACCTGGGTGGACTTCCTCCAGCTTGCTGACGCCCTGCTGCGAGACTGCCCCATGTGCGGCACTGAGAAGCTGTTCGTGGACCTGAATCGCGTCCAGGGCTTGATGGAGCCCGCGTTGAAGGAGTTGGCGTCCAGGGACTCCGAGCGCATCGAAGTGGCGGCGACCGAGATGCCGGAGTTGATGGGGAAGTTGACCCATGAGTTCGACGTGATTCAGCGAGACGCGCGCTCGGCCATGGAGCAGGGCGGCAAGGTCATGGTCGCGGTGCAGGTGATGGAGATGCTGGCCCTGATTTCCACGCTGAAGATGTCACTGCCCCGGCCCCCGCCATCCGCGCCCGCGATGCTCGGCGTGGGGCTCGTGATGAGTTCGGGCGGCGTCATGGCGGGCTCGCGGCTGGTCGTCTCCGCCGAGTGGGTGGAGATGATGCGAAGGCTGGTGCAGGCGGGTGTCATCTCACTTCCCGTCGTGAGCGCTGCGGTCCGCATTCACGGTGGGCAGGTGATGATGGCCCAGGCACACCAGGACTTGCCCGAGGGCGTGCGAGAGGCGCTGGGGGACAGCCCCGAGGTACGCGGCATGCGAGTGACGGGCAGGGCGGGCGCGGGCATGTCCGAGGCCCCGAAGCATCACGTCATGCCGAAGGAACACCGCGAGTGGTTCGAGCAGCGCGGCTTCAAGGGCGACTTGGACATCGACCAGTTCTGCGTGAGGCTGGAACAGGCCCACCACGAGGCGATTCACGGCGGCGGGAACTGGAAGCTGGGGCGCATGTGGCCCGGTGAATGGAACAGGCGGATCATGGAGGCACTGCGCGAAGCTGAAATTGATGCTGGCCGCATGTTGACGCGAAATGAGATCTTGAGCGAGGTCGCGGAGAACATGAATCGCTACGACATCCCGATGAAGTTCACGATGGGGACGAGCCGATGA
- a CDS encoding discoidin domain-containing protein: MRRIPSRLCTLVMGVLLGCGAPDEAGIPEALSRQATALAEPINVTLHKPATASSTQGSFLPEYAVDGDINTDDSRWCPGIYNETRLLDIDLQGTFDLVRMELYTGFRADRPIKSYELFYDDGTGWKPVPGASQTNNTSVAVSTTFTQPVTAKKVRFSCKDPLADNCRVKELWVFGTPHGAEVNIPPVVNAGPDQAITLPTHSVTLRGGATDADGTVVSLSWTQVSGPTATLSGASTATLSVIGLTAGTAVFRLTATDDDGAIGTDEVSVTVAPAPQALTNVALGKPVSAGSSNATLPPSNAVDGNLSTRWESGYHFQTHNYFDVELGSAHEVHGATLHLSINATSSYAMTAFELQSWDGGCWKTIPGSVVEGNPTNNTQRSVTFTAPVTTTKVRLVCKDQPHCRLRELELSGRPGVASTAPTTCSAGQQTLVRNVRYDYALFLPQQYNADRTTRWPLIIALHGLGGATLATDRSGVLANPEGLARQFNSASFRTTMKAIVISPNQRLPFSNSGTGWFSNDAVMALVEDAKKDYRVDTDRIYLTGLSGGGNRSLEQAITDSGLLAAIVPVAFTSTPTNDANVCNLKALPIWGFQGEFDAPSRPGNLKTWLDTRCGAGSSAMRATVIPGGRHDGSTWDTAYATPELYDWLLQQRRSHRP; this comes from the coding sequence ATGCGAAGGATTCCGTCTCGACTGTGCACCTTGGTGATGGGCGTGCTGCTGGGTTGTGGCGCCCCCGACGAAGCTGGCATCCCCGAAGCCCTCTCGCGACAGGCCACGGCCCTCGCGGAGCCCATCAACGTCACGCTCCACAAACCCGCCACCGCCAGCTCCACACAGGGCAGCTTCCTCCCGGAGTACGCGGTGGATGGGGACATCAACACCGATGACTCGCGCTGGTGCCCCGGCATCTACAACGAGACGCGCCTGCTGGACATCGACCTGCAGGGGACGTTCGACCTGGTGCGCATGGAGCTCTACACGGGCTTCCGCGCCGACCGCCCCATCAAGAGCTACGAGCTGTTCTACGACGACGGCACGGGCTGGAAGCCCGTCCCCGGCGCGAGCCAGACGAACAACACCAGCGTCGCGGTGTCGACGACGTTCACCCAGCCGGTGACGGCGAAGAAGGTGCGCTTCTCCTGCAAGGACCCGCTCGCGGACAACTGCCGCGTGAAGGAGCTGTGGGTCTTCGGAACGCCGCACGGCGCCGAGGTGAACATCCCGCCGGTGGTCAACGCCGGTCCGGACCAGGCCATCACGCTGCCCACCCACAGCGTCACCCTGCGCGGCGGCGCCACCGACGCGGACGGCACGGTGGTCTCGCTGTCGTGGACGCAGGTGAGCGGCCCCACGGCGACGCTCTCCGGCGCCAGCACCGCCACGCTGAGCGTCATCGGCTTGACGGCGGGCACCGCCGTCTTCCGGCTCACCGCCACCGATGACGACGGCGCCATCGGGACGGACGAGGTCAGCGTGACGGTGGCTCCCGCGCCCCAGGCGCTCACCAACGTGGCGCTCGGCAAGCCGGTCTCCGCCGGCAGCAGCAACGCCACCCTGCCGCCCTCCAACGCCGTGGACGGAAACCTCTCCACGCGCTGGGAGTCCGGCTACCACTTCCAGACGCACAACTACTTCGACGTCGAGCTCGGGAGCGCCCACGAGGTGCACGGCGCGACGCTGCACCTGTCCATCAACGCGACGTCGTCCTACGCGATGACGGCCTTCGAGCTGCAGAGCTGGGACGGCGGCTGCTGGAAGACGATTCCCGGCTCCGTGGTGGAGGGCAACCCCACCAACAACACGCAGCGCTCGGTCACCTTCACCGCGCCCGTCACCACCACGAAGGTCCGGTTGGTGTGCAAGGACCAGCCCCACTGCCGGCTGCGAGAGCTGGAGCTGTCGGGCCGGCCCGGCGTCGCGTCGACGGCGCCCACCACGTGCTCCGCCGGACAGCAGACGCTGGTGCGCAACGTGCGTTACGACTACGCGCTGTTCCTGCCCCAGCAGTACAACGCGGACCGCACCACCCGCTGGCCGCTCATCATCGCGCTGCACGGCCTGGGCGGCGCCACGCTGGCCACGGACCGCTCGGGCGTGCTGGCCAACCCCGAGGGCCTGGCGCGGCAGTTCAACTCCGCCAGCTTCCGCACGACGATGAAGGCCATCGTCATCTCGCCGAATCAGCGGCTGCCCTTCAGCAACTCGGGCACGGGCTGGTTCAGCAACGACGCGGTGATGGCCCTGGTCGAGGACGCCAAGAAGGACTACCGCGTGGACACGGACCGCATCTACCTCACCGGCCTGAGCGGCGGCGGCAACCGGAGCCTCGAGCAGGCCATCACGGACAGCGGGCTGCTCGCGGCCATCGTCCCCGTCGCCTTCACCTCCACGCCCACCAATGACGCGAACGTCTGCAACCTGAAGGCCCTGCCCATCTGGGGCTTCCAGGGTGAGTTCGACGCGCCGAGCCGCCCCGGCAACCTCAAGACCTGGCTCGACACCCGCTGCGGCGCGGGCTCCAGCGCGATGCGCGCCACCGTCATCCCGGGCGGTCGTCACGACGGCTCGACGTGGGACACGGCCTACGCCACGCCCGAGCTCTACGACTGGCTGCTCCAGCAGCGCCGCAGCCACCGCCCGTAG
- a CDS encoding CAP domain-containing protein, with product MRWSSVPVFLMGAALMGGCGGPETPSVGGPGGSQEEGTLIPPMHVETGGAPSGTGSVTASAICSDVATWDPAWAAFEDQVLTLVNQKRAAGAVCGGTTYAAAPPLTMNDQLRCAARRHSKDMGVNNFMSHTGSDGSTPWQRMTAAGYSYRRAAENVAAGYATPTAVVNGWMTSSGHCVNIMNPQLVHIGVGYYNAPSSTYKHYWTQAFGSP from the coding sequence ATGCGATGGAGCTCCGTCCCCGTGTTCCTGATGGGTGCCGCGCTGATGGGCGGCTGTGGTGGGCCCGAGACGCCGTCCGTGGGCGGCCCGGGGGGTTCCCAGGAGGAAGGCACCCTGATTCCTCCCATGCACGTGGAGACGGGAGGCGCGCCCTCCGGCACCGGCTCCGTCACCGCCAGCGCCATCTGTAGCGACGTGGCGACGTGGGACCCGGCCTGGGCCGCGTTCGAGGACCAGGTCCTCACGCTCGTCAACCAGAAGCGCGCGGCCGGCGCGGTCTGCGGCGGCACGACGTATGCCGCGGCGCCCCCGCTCACCATGAACGACCAGCTGCGGTGCGCGGCGCGGCGCCACTCGAAGGACATGGGCGTCAACAACTTCATGAGCCACACGGGCTCGGACGGCTCCACGCCCTGGCAGCGCATGACGGCGGCGGGCTACTCCTACCGGCGCGCCGCGGAGAACGTCGCGGCGGGCTACGCCACGCCCACCGCGGTGGTGAACGGCTGGATGACCAGCAGCGGCCACTGCGTGAACATCATGAACCCGCAGCTCGTGCACATCGGCGTCGGCTACTACAACGCGCCCTCCAGCACCTACAAGCACTACTGGACGCAGGCGTTCGGCTCGCCTTGA
- a CDS encoding MATE family efflux transporter, whose product MQVKSALGSEAGASGEQKAGAAGVREALLHGPILPTLLKLAVPTTVVLVAQSFVGVAETWYVSFLGTDALAGVSLVFPIFMLMTMMSNGGIGSGVASAVARAVGAHRSQDADALVWHAVVMGVGLGVVSTLLAWLGGPALYRALGGEAGALDAAVEYSNVLFLGAIPFWVVNLLAAALRGAGNVKLPATVTLAGAGVLLVISPALIFGVGPLPALGIAGAGLAMDLFYLGAALWLLKHLASGRTSLRLAPSRLEGRLIRDILRVGLPTAFSAVQPNLTVIVVTGAVGLFGVEALAGYGIASRLDYLLVPLLFGLGTAVLTMVGTNAGAGQMERARRTAWVGAWLGFGVTSAIGLVVAVAPGLWLHLFSQDPAVLTPGALYLRIVAPFYGLLGLGFVLGFASQGVARVFWPVVGGTARMLIAAGLGWLAVSHFGAGLPTLFALVSAALVAFAAVTSVATLAGAIFREGPR is encoded by the coding sequence ATGCAGGTGAAGAGCGCACTCGGCTCGGAGGCCGGGGCCAGCGGCGAGCAGAAGGCGGGCGCCGCGGGCGTCCGGGAGGCGCTGCTGCACGGGCCCATCCTCCCCACGCTGTTGAAGCTGGCGGTGCCCACCACGGTGGTGCTGGTGGCGCAGTCCTTCGTGGGCGTGGCGGAGACCTGGTACGTGAGCTTCCTGGGCACGGACGCGCTGGCGGGCGTGTCGCTGGTGTTCCCCATCTTCATGTTGATGACGATGATGTCCAACGGGGGCATCGGCAGCGGAGTGGCCTCCGCGGTGGCGCGGGCGGTGGGCGCCCACCGGAGCCAGGACGCGGACGCGCTGGTGTGGCACGCGGTGGTGATGGGCGTGGGCCTGGGGGTCGTCTCCACCCTGCTCGCGTGGCTGGGAGGCCCCGCGCTCTACCGCGCGCTGGGGGGCGAGGCGGGGGCGCTGGACGCGGCGGTGGAGTACTCGAACGTCCTGTTCCTCGGGGCCATTCCGTTCTGGGTGGTGAACCTGTTGGCGGCGGCGCTGCGAGGCGCGGGCAACGTGAAGCTGCCGGCGACGGTGACGCTGGCGGGCGCGGGCGTCCTGCTCGTCATCTCGCCCGCACTCATCTTCGGCGTGGGGCCGCTGCCGGCGCTGGGCATCGCGGGCGCGGGGCTGGCCATGGACCTGTTCTACCTGGGCGCCGCGCTCTGGCTCCTCAAGCACCTGGCGTCGGGGCGAACCTCGTTGCGGCTCGCGCCCTCGCGCCTGGAGGGACGGCTCATCCGTGACATCCTGCGCGTGGGACTGCCCACGGCGTTCAGCGCGGTGCAGCCGAACCTCACGGTCATCGTCGTCACCGGCGCGGTGGGCCTGTTCGGCGTCGAGGCGCTCGCGGGCTACGGCATCGCGTCCCGGTTGGACTACCTGCTGGTGCCGCTGCTCTTCGGGCTGGGGACGGCGGTGCTGACGATGGTGGGCACCAACGCGGGCGCGGGGCAGATGGAGCGGGCGCGGCGCACCGCGTGGGTGGGGGCCTGGCTGGGCTTCGGGGTGACGTCCGCCATCGGCCTCGTCGTGGCGGTGGCGCCCGGCCTCTGGCTGCACCTGTTCAGCCAGGACCCGGCGGTGCTGACGCCCGGGGCGCTGTACCTGCGCATCGTCGCGCCGTTCTACGGCCTGTTGGGCCTGGGCTTCGTGCTGGGGTTCGCCTCCCAGGGCGTGGCGCGGGTCTTCTGGCCCGTCGTCGGTGGCACCGCGCGCATGCTCATCGCCGCGGGCCTGGGCTGGCTCGCCGTCTCGCACTTCGGCGCGGGCCTGCCCACCCTTTTCGCCCTCGTCTCCGCCGCCCTCGTCGCCTTCGCGGCCGTGACGAGCGTGGCCACCCTGGCCGGCGCCATCTTCCGCGAAGGGCCCCGGTAG
- a CDS encoding GRP family sugar transporter encodes MSLENWVVLIPPLCWGIQPLLVAKVGGLPKQQVLGSTMGALVLALVALNVVSPHLSRTVLLAGFASGACCAVGQTNQFRSFALLGVSTAMPAIVCLQLLGTSLLGVLVFHEWPTGAKVALGTTGLVIVMLGVAMTSYKEVRDIKSRSEQRAGLMALGLCGAGLVAYVIIPKWFGVSGWDAILPQSVGLLTTAFLLSLRGEGRPFVKKTWLNILPGLIWATGNLALLLADERVGVTTGFTVSQMGVIISTLGGVFLLGEHKTRKELVLVFIGVALVIAGGILVGQARA; translated from the coding sequence ATGAGCCTGGAGAACTGGGTCGTGCTCATCCCTCCCCTGTGCTGGGGCATCCAGCCGCTGCTCGTCGCGAAGGTGGGCGGCCTCCCCAAGCAGCAGGTCCTGGGCAGCACGATGGGCGCGCTGGTGCTGGCCCTGGTCGCGCTCAACGTCGTCTCACCCCACCTGTCGCGCACGGTGCTGCTCGCGGGCTTCGCCTCCGGCGCGTGCTGCGCGGTGGGACAGACGAACCAGTTCCGCTCGTTCGCGCTGCTCGGCGTGTCGACGGCGATGCCCGCCATCGTCTGCCTCCAGCTGCTCGGCACCTCGTTGCTGGGTGTCCTGGTGTTCCACGAGTGGCCCACGGGCGCGAAGGTGGCGCTGGGGACGACGGGGCTCGTCATCGTGATGCTGGGCGTCGCGATGACGTCCTACAAGGAGGTCCGGGACATCAAGAGCCGGTCCGAGCAGCGGGCGGGATTGATGGCGCTGGGGCTCTGCGGCGCGGGGCTGGTCGCCTACGTCATCATCCCCAAGTGGTTCGGCGTCAGCGGCTGGGATGCCATCCTCCCCCAGTCGGTGGGGCTGTTGACGACGGCCTTCCTGCTCTCGCTGCGCGGCGAGGGCCGGCCCTTCGTGAAGAAGACCTGGCTCAACATCCTCCCCGGCCTCATCTGGGCGACAGGCAACCTGGCGTTGCTCTTGGCGGACGAGCGCGTGGGCGTCACCACCGGCTTCACCGTCTCGCAGATGGGCGTCATCATCTCCACGCTCGGTGGCGTCTTCCTGCTCGGTGAGCACAAGACGCGCAAGGAGCTGGTGCTCGTCTTCATCGGCGTCGCCCTGGTGATTGCCGGGGGAATCCTGGTGGGCCAGGCCCGAGCCTGA
- a CDS encoding SHOCT domain-containing protein, which yields MPELTPQNLLILLVILSVAAQLFYRVIAKGEGPLGYLVMKSRVLANGEVAEATILEQSNTAIRLQKKPLYKLHLRVHRKGHPPYEAHAWTTVAHRLTTGWVAQGNKVQVKLDPNHPEKVFVVGPLQTPATALPSADPVKAMEDLRRMVDAGHITPDEYEAKRTEILSRM from the coding sequence ATGCCCGAGCTCACGCCCCAGAACCTGCTCATCCTCCTGGTCATCCTCTCCGTCGCGGCGCAGCTCTTCTATCGGGTCATCGCGAAGGGCGAGGGACCGCTGGGATACCTCGTGATGAAGAGCCGGGTGCTCGCGAACGGCGAGGTCGCCGAGGCCACCATCCTCGAGCAGTCGAACACCGCCATCCGCCTCCAGAAGAAGCCCTTGTACAAGCTGCATCTGCGGGTGCACCGCAAGGGACACCCGCCCTACGAGGCCCACGCCTGGACCACCGTCGCCCACCGGTTGACCACGGGCTGGGTGGCCCAGGGCAACAAGGTCCAGGTGAAGCTGGACCCGAACCACCCAGAGAAGGTGTTCGTCGTGGGCCCGCTCCAGACGCCCGCCACCGCGCTCCCGTCGGCGGACCCGGTGAAGGCGATGGAGGACCTGCGCCGCATGGTCGACGCGGGTCACATCACCCCGGATGAGTACGAGGCGAAGCGGACCGAAATCCTGTCCCGCATGTGA
- a CDS encoding winged helix-turn-helix transcriptional regulator: MSLKLRKSNAPPPPPGCPIHACMSLLGGAWTTNVVWQLSGGPRRFGELLHDIPGISPKVLTTRLRELTEKGAVTREVRPTSPPSVEYALSPLGEELVPVLHAIIRVGTRLREVTLAPPRHDKPTRRSQRQT, from the coding sequence ATGTCCCTGAAGCTGCGCAAGAGCAACGCCCCGCCCCCGCCTCCCGGCTGTCCCATCCACGCCTGCATGTCGCTGCTGGGCGGAGCCTGGACCACCAATGTCGTCTGGCAGCTGTCGGGCGGCCCCCGACGCTTCGGAGAGCTGCTGCACGACATCCCCGGCATCTCGCCCAAGGTGCTCACCACACGGCTGCGGGAGCTGACGGAGAAGGGCGCGGTGACGCGCGAGGTGCGCCCCACGTCCCCGCCCTCGGTGGAGTACGCCCTGTCCCCGCTCGGCGAAGAGCTGGTGCCGGTGCTCCACGCCATCATCCGGGTGGGCACCCGGCTGCGCGAGGTGACACTCGCCCCGCCTCGTCACGACAAGCCCACACGTCGCTCCCAACGACAGACCTGA
- a CDS encoding NUDIX hydrolase: MTDGRSWQGNWKARLYERVHERGCDSLTAFAEARPTASLVELAEALGKDDIAGVQVFSMLVEEAARSKQLTRLVRGQFVRELYTRLPKGWPDTLDDATRGEVALALGAWTSYTPETHKGRVRQARAVLRATPPPAGWRPLGPDDELLRTLLPDDEA; encoded by the coding sequence ATGACCGATGGTCGTTCGTGGCAGGGGAATTGGAAGGCTCGCCTGTATGAGCGCGTCCACGAGCGTGGTTGCGACTCGCTCACGGCTTTTGCCGAGGCCCGCCCCACTGCCTCTCTGGTCGAGCTGGCCGAGGCACTAGGTAAGGACGACATCGCGGGGGTGCAGGTGTTCAGCATGCTGGTGGAGGAGGCGGCGCGGAGCAAACAGCTCACGCGATTGGTGCGTGGGCAGTTCGTGCGCGAACTGTACACGCGCCTCCCCAAGGGCTGGCCAGACACCCTGGACGACGCAACCCGTGGTGAGGTTGCGCTGGCGCTCGGCGCGTGGACCTCCTACACCCCAGAAACGCATAAGGGGCGTGTTCGGCAGGCCAGAGCGGTGCTTCGTGCGACCCCGCCTCCAGCAGGCTGGCGCCCGCTCGGTCCTGATGACGAACTGCTGCGCACGCTCCTACCGGACGACGAAGCCTGA